The proteins below come from a single Halobacteriovorax sp. DA5 genomic window:
- a CDS encoding RDD family protein, producing the protein MSTNNKLSEIYDYYKKSKAAKKIRQDRLRKRFYAFILDIYLVVFANKALTFIWLSFVNNFISNISTSPKVSSMAFQSQTTQLSLAIMFFSYFFFSYYLGNGQTLGKAFFKLKVVKSHDVTEPLSALDCFGRSIGYVFANLLFFLPLVINFLRHDQKGVQDFISQTHVISTEEFAYALAEIQADTEPVEEVEQISLFG; encoded by the coding sequence ATGAGCACGAATAATAAGCTATCTGAAATTTACGATTACTACAAAAAAAGCAAAGCCGCTAAGAAGATAAGACAAGATCGTCTTAGAAAGAGATTCTACGCTTTTATCCTAGATATTTATCTTGTGGTTTTTGCCAATAAGGCACTAACTTTTATTTGGCTTTCATTTGTAAATAATTTCATTTCAAATATTTCGACTTCGCCAAAGGTTTCATCAATGGCATTTCAGAGTCAGACAACACAGCTATCACTTGCAATCATGTTCTTTAGCTACTTCTTCTTTTCTTACTACTTAGGAAATGGACAGACTTTAGGGAAAGCATTTTTCAAGTTAAAGGTTGTGAAGTCACACGATGTAACTGAGCCATTAAGTGCCCTTGATTGCTTTGGACGCTCAATCGGCTATGTTTTCGCTAACCTACTTTTCTTTTTACCACTTGTGATCAACTTCTTAAGACATGATCAAAAAGGTGTGCAGGACTTCATCTCTCAAACTCATGTGATCAGTACAGAAGAATTCGCTTATGCACTAGCAGAGATCCAAGCAGATACCGAGCCAGTTGAAGAAGTTGAACAAATCAGCCTATTCGGTTAG
- a CDS encoding septum formation initiator family protein, protein MQFSLGRNRGPSASGSASTTNSSSEQNSRSAAMQKAIERNRAKMASRQDQRGTPAGAPSRASAPMGTPPPMPRASATSARPRPMSAPSRDEGASSESGSSVLAKLRAQRAQREASAAPKPSVSASPSAAPTRKPITQADNIEMSSPLRKKTTAPAAVNYADQTPVKAIAKAKTAVSAKRKVKSKSKKKGELTHWGVKLCWGFCLFLLGRLVFSQGGVIEYFDKKSTLDQAYHEVTLLKAENDGLMKELDLIRNNHRYKKKLVRDHLGYIARDEYLILFPETSETSDRGLSSI, encoded by the coding sequence TTGCAGTTTTCACTAGGAAGAAATCGTGGACCTTCTGCGTCAGGGTCTGCATCGACGACTAATAGTAGTTCAGAGCAAAATTCAAGAAGTGCAGCAATGCAAAAAGCGATTGAAAGAAATCGTGCAAAGATGGCCTCGAGACAAGATCAAAGAGGGACTCCTGCAGGTGCACCGAGTCGTGCTTCTGCCCCAATGGGAACGCCGCCTCCAATGCCTAGGGCATCTGCAACAAGTGCTCGTCCAAGACCAATGTCTGCTCCATCTCGTGATGAAGGAGCATCAAGTGAATCCGGATCGTCTGTATTGGCGAAACTTAGAGCACAACGAGCTCAACGTGAAGCAAGTGCAGCACCAAAACCATCAGTTTCAGCTTCACCAAGTGCAGCTCCAACAAGAAAACCAATTACTCAAGCAGATAATATTGAAATGTCTTCACCTCTTAGAAAGAAGACAACAGCTCCTGCAGCTGTTAATTATGCTGACCAAACACCAGTAAAGGCAATTGCTAAGGCCAAGACTGCGGTAAGCGCTAAGAGAAAAGTAAAATCTAAATCTAAAAAGAAAGGTGAGCTTACGCACTGGGGTGTGAAGTTATGTTGGGGATTTTGCTTATTCCTTCTAGGCCGCTTAGTTTTTTCTCAGGGTGGGGTAATTGAATACTTTGATAAGAAATCGACGCTTGATCAGGCTTACCATGAAGTGACTCTATTAAAAGCAGAGAATGATGGCCTAATGAAAGAGCTTGATTTAATCAGAAATAATCACCGCTATAAAAAGAAACTTGTCCGTGATCACTTAGGTTATATCGCTCGTGATGAGTATCTTATTTTATTCCCAGAGACTTCTGAAACTTCTGATCGAGGGCTTTCTTCCATTTAA
- the aspS gene encoding aspartate--tRNA ligase — protein MSQIKGLMRTHNLGELRAEHIGNVVTLCGWVNKNRDLGGLTFIDLRDKFGVTQLNFTNFKGDADLLKKCHLESVIKVIGTVAGRPEEALNKNMATGEVEVHVTELEVLSECDINNIPFLPYGATEATEDNKLKYRYLDLRTKKLQDILKLRSKITLDVRNTMSANDFIEVETPILYKSTPEGARDYVVPSRVHPGHVYALPQSPQTLKQLLMIGGTDKYFQICKCFRDEDLRADRQPEFTQIDIEVSFATEEYMKNIATDLMRNIFELGADFEIPVMHYNDAMRDYGSDKPDVRFGLKQHIVSDIFKDTEFGVFKSAIESGGMVKTMFVPASMGTFSRKVLDGFVDVVKPHGGKGVAFFKVEDGAVSGGISKFITEEVLASLSSLSDLDGDAKNGTWLFFADQEGIVHDSADALRRHLGRELGLIKDGYAFLWVNDFPCFETDESRFYAKHHPFTSPKISEMDKFMNEEINVSNKTLRDLPAQAYDLVCNGYELGGGSIRIHNGAVQERMFEVLGMSEEEVANQFGFFVNALKYGTPPHGGIALGLDRITMVKAGTDNIRDVIAFPKTTTASDMMSNAPSVPSKEQTDELHFGFLK, from the coding sequence ATGTCACAGATTAAGGGTTTGATGAGAACTCACAATTTAGGAGAATTAAGGGCCGAGCACATCGGTAATGTAGTAACACTATGCGGTTGGGTAAATAAGAACCGCGACCTAGGTGGTCTAACTTTTATCGATTTACGAGATAAATTTGGTGTAACTCAACTTAACTTCACAAACTTCAAGGGCGACGCTGATCTTCTTAAAAAATGTCATCTTGAATCAGTTATCAAGGTTATTGGGACTGTTGCAGGACGTCCTGAAGAAGCGCTAAATAAGAATATGGCCACAGGAGAAGTTGAAGTTCACGTAACTGAACTAGAAGTTCTATCAGAGTGTGATATTAATAATATTCCATTTCTTCCATATGGTGCAACTGAAGCGACAGAAGATAACAAGCTTAAGTACCGCTACCTAGATTTAAGAACAAAGAAGCTTCAAGATATTCTAAAGCTTCGTTCTAAAATTACTCTAGACGTAAGAAATACAATGAGTGCAAACGACTTCATCGAAGTTGAAACACCAATTCTTTATAAGTCGACACCAGAAGGTGCTCGTGACTACGTTGTTCCATCTCGTGTTCACCCTGGTCACGTTTACGCTCTTCCGCAGTCGCCACAGACACTTAAACAACTTCTTATGATTGGTGGAACTGATAAGTACTTCCAAATCTGTAAGTGCTTCCGTGACGAGGACTTAAGAGCTGACCGTCAGCCAGAGTTTACTCAAATCGATATTGAGGTTTCATTTGCTACTGAAGAGTATATGAAAAATATCGCAACTGATCTTATGAGAAATATCTTTGAATTAGGCGCTGATTTTGAAATTCCAGTTATGCATTACAACGATGCAATGAGAGACTACGGTTCAGATAAACCAGACGTACGTTTTGGATTAAAGCAACATATTGTTTCAGACATTTTTAAAGATACTGAATTTGGTGTTTTCAAATCAGCAATTGAAAGTGGTGGAATGGTTAAGACGATGTTCGTACCAGCTTCAATGGGAACATTTTCTCGTAAGGTTCTTGATGGATTCGTTGATGTTGTAAAACCTCACGGTGGAAAAGGTGTTGCATTCTTTAAAGTTGAAGATGGTGCCGTTTCTGGTGGTATCTCTAAATTCATTACTGAAGAGGTTCTTGCAAGTTTATCAAGTCTTTCTGATTTAGATGGAGATGCAAAAAATGGAACATGGCTATTCTTTGCAGATCAAGAGGGAATTGTACACGATAGTGCAGATGCTCTTCGTCGCCACCTAGGGCGCGAGCTTGGTCTTATCAAAGACGGTTACGCATTCCTATGGGTAAATGACTTCCCATGTTTTGAAACTGATGAATCAAGATTCTATGCAAAACACCACCCATTCACTTCTCCGAAGATTAGTGAAATGGATAAATTTATGAACGAAGAGATCAATGTTAGCAATAAAACTCTTCGCGACCTTCCTGCTCAAGCATACGACCTCGTTTGTAACGGGTACGAGCTTGGTGGTGGATCAATTAGAATTCACAACGGTGCAGTTCAGGAAAGAATGTTTGAAGTTCTTGGTATGAGTGAAGAAGAAGTTGCTAATCAATTTGGGTTCTTTGTAAATGCGCTTAAGTACGGAACACCTCCACATGGTGGTATTGCTCTAGGTCTAGACCGTATCACAATGGTTAAGGCCGGAACTGATAATATTCGTGATGTAATCGCGTTCCCTAAGACAACGACAGCAAGTGATATGATGTCGAATGCACCATCTGTTCCTTCAAAAGAGCAGACTGATGAACTACACTTTGGTTTCTTAAAATAA
- a CDS encoding YggT family protein, with protein sequence MIRTLIDIYIFILIIDVIISYIPQYKSHPICVRIKQLSDYTCGPVRRMLPEMDIPFDISPMIVILFLKIFVAVF encoded by the coding sequence TTGATTCGAACACTAATTGATATTTATATTTTTATTCTCATTATTGATGTGATTATTTCTTATATCCCTCAATATAAATCACATCCAATTTGTGTAAGAATAAAGCAGCTCTCTGATTACACATGTGGCCCTGTTCGTCGTATGTTGCCAGAAATGGATATTCCATTTGATATCTCTCCGATGATTGTGATTTTATTTTTAAAGATTTTCGTCGCAGTTTTTTAG
- a CDS encoding DASS family sodium-coupled anion symporter, which produces MFKSLYREFLHEWKHSSTMSVVFQFLGIVAFFLVYTSDLQLETNAKTFLAIFSYVVIQWLLSSTPLFISGMMGVALTVLFGVVSFEEAFSSFSSQIIFLFMGGFLLARAMEKLGLDRKLSVTILNTRFIDGDFNRTLAVVIGVTCLFSMWVSNSATTAMMLPIGFGLLKSFKVKEEKTKQYFLLIVAYAASVGGMATPIGSPPNLITMGLLEQHTNQVLTFWDWCKFGFPLTIFFSIILFFYAKRKITEDIKKVDKNDLMMSLGKNNKITNNEIRLMLIFTITIFLWFAPSLCSLILGKGHIVSIYVQKYLTAGMVAIIAACTLFMAPIYSRTKLLDQDDIKTIDWGTLLLFGSGLSLGSTLFKTGIADFVANNLISIFSNWSFAALLVLVVGISIFLTELVSNTAAANVLVPILIAAATQANYSSITAAFVVAFSCNMAFMLPVATPPNAIVYGTGLVPMNRMISFGVILNIVAFISLSLIVIMS; this is translated from the coding sequence ATGTTTAAAAGCTTGTACCGTGAATTCTTACATGAGTGGAAACATAGCTCGACAATGTCGGTGGTTTTTCAATTTCTTGGAATCGTCGCTTTCTTCTTAGTCTATACTTCAGATTTACAGCTCGAAACTAATGCAAAAACATTCTTAGCAATATTTTCTTATGTTGTTATTCAATGGCTTCTTTCAAGTACTCCTTTATTTATTTCAGGAATGATGGGAGTTGCTCTGACTGTTCTATTTGGTGTGGTTTCTTTTGAAGAAGCCTTCAGTAGTTTTAGCTCTCAGATTATCTTTCTATTTATGGGAGGATTTCTTTTAGCGCGTGCGATGGAGAAGCTTGGCCTTGATCGAAAATTATCGGTGACGATTCTAAATACTCGCTTCATTGATGGTGACTTCAATCGTACTCTGGCCGTCGTTATTGGTGTCACTTGTCTATTTTCGATGTGGGTTTCAAATTCCGCTACAACTGCAATGATGCTACCAATCGGTTTTGGCTTACTTAAGTCTTTTAAAGTGAAAGAAGAAAAGACAAAGCAGTATTTTTTATTAATTGTTGCCTATGCAGCATCCGTTGGTGGAATGGCCACTCCAATTGGTTCACCTCCAAACCTTATTACAATGGGACTACTTGAGCAGCATACAAATCAAGTTTTAACTTTTTGGGATTGGTGCAAGTTTGGCTTTCCCCTGACAATCTTCTTTTCAATAATTTTATTCTTCTATGCAAAGAGGAAAATTACTGAAGATATTAAGAAAGTTGATAAGAATGATCTCATGATGAGCTTAGGTAAGAATAATAAAATTACAAATAACGAAATACGCTTAATGCTCATTTTTACGATTACAATTTTCTTATGGTTTGCTCCAAGTTTATGCTCACTCATATTAGGTAAGGGGCATATCGTTTCAATATATGTTCAAAAATATTTAACAGCGGGGATGGTTGCTATCATTGCTGCTTGTACTCTCTTTATGGCACCAATTTATAGTCGTACAAAATTATTGGATCAAGATGATATTAAGACGATTGATTGGGGAACACTGTTACTCTTTGGCTCTGGTCTTTCTCTAGGATCGACACTTTTTAAAACAGGAATTGCCGATTTTGTGGCAAATAACTTGATTAGTATTTTTAGTAACTGGAGCTTTGCTGCTCTTCTTGTTCTTGTTGTTGGAATTTCAATATTTCTCACTGAGCTTGTAAGCAATACTGCTGCGGCCAATGTTTTAGTTCCAATTCTGATTGCAGCAGCAACTCAAGCAAATTATTCAAGTATTACTGCGGCTTTTGTCGTGGCCTTTAGTTGTAATATGGCCTTTATGTTACCAGTTGCCACACCACCAAATGCAATTGTCTATGGAACAGGTCTCGTCCCTATGAATCGTATGATTAGCTTTGGCGTTATTCTCAATATTGTGGCATTTATTAGTTTGTCCTTAATTGTGATAATGTCTTAG
- a CDS encoding DUF192 domain-containing protein, whose product MKFITNSSHILSTFFVFLLLTLGTHSHAQFINPKWAEKIMITPKNNEIKVSWAVSEEEKQQGLSGLKANKMKKSEGLVFVYQQEMPLKFWMPDTHFDLDIIFLDKNFKVIAIETLPHYPSRNEPQKIPTTKVYQGQFVLELHAGMAKNYGITKGSQLKWKKALDQKFQKSLGIK is encoded by the coding sequence ATGAAATTTATAACAAATTCTTCACATATTCTCAGTACATTTTTTGTATTTCTACTATTAACGCTAGGCACACATTCACATGCCCAATTTATTAATCCGAAGTGGGCCGAGAAGATCATGATTACGCCAAAGAATAATGAGATTAAAGTCTCTTGGGCAGTATCAGAAGAGGAAAAGCAACAAGGCCTAAGTGGACTAAAGGCCAACAAGATGAAGAAAAGTGAAGGCCTCGTTTTTGTCTATCAACAAGAGATGCCACTAAAGTTTTGGATGCCTGATACTCACTTTGATCTCGATATTATTTTTTTAGATAAGAACTTTAAAGTTATTGCTATTGAAACACTACCTCATTATCCAAGTCGCAATGAACCGCAAAAGATTCCAACGACTAAGGTTTATCAAGGTCAATTTGTTTTAGAATTGCATGCCGGTATGGCAAAGAATTACGGAATTACTAAGGGCTCCCAACTTAAATGGAAGAAAGCCCTCGATCAGAAGTTTCAGAAGTCTCTGGGAATAAAATAA